The following proteins come from a genomic window of Archocentrus centrarchus isolate MPI-CPG fArcCen1 chromosome 3, fArcCen1, whole genome shotgun sequence:
- the rxfp3.3a2 gene encoding relaxin-3 receptor 1, with product MMEEIFNHSGALNRSSALEDIDVTADGSPILRILISVVYSVVCAVGLVGNLLVFFLMRLRQGRKRSTINVFIINLALTDFQFVLTLPFWAVDTALDFSWPFGDAMCKIVLSVTVMNMYASVFFLTAMSVTRYLAVASALKKKAHSRSRCVKWVCAVLWVAATVATAPTAIFSAVTVVAGEKLCLLKFPEGHDWLALYHIQKILIAFIIPMLIVSVNYLMLLRFVRRRSMDSSNPKRRSRVTKSVAVVVLSFFCCWMPNHAITFWGVLVKFNAANWDTSYYMVHTYVFPVTVCLAHANSCLNPVLYCLMRPEIRKMLSGLFWKASTPSSTKGCATRSVTQGETQGAVPLQIMDNAEYTLSIIDRKGLSASKIIPYSR from the coding sequence ATGATGGAGGAAATATTTAACCACAGCGGAGCGCTCAACCGAAGTTCAGCGCTCGAAGATATCGATGTAACCGCGGATGGCTCCCCCATCCTGAGGATACTCATATCCGTGGTGTACTCTGTAGTTTGCGCGGTGGGTCTGGTGGGTAATCTCCTAGTCTTTTTTCTTATGAGATTACGACAAGGTCGAAAGAGGTCCACTATCAATGTTTTCATCATTAACTTGGCATTGACGGACTTCCAGTTTGTTCTCACTCTGCCCTTCTGGGCCGTGGACACCgcgctggacttcagctggccgttTGGAGACGCCATGTGCAAAATCGTTCTCTCGGTCACTGTGATGAACATGTACGCCAGCGTGTTTTTCCTCACTGCCATGAGCGTGACCCGCTACCTGGCCGTCGCCTCGGCTCTAAAGAAAAAAGCGCACAGCAGATCACGGTGTGTGAAGTGGGTGTGCGCGGTGCTATGGGTGGCGGCAACAGTTGCCACTGCTCCAACAGCTATATTCTCCGCCGTGACTGTGGTGGCTGGAGAAAAACTCTGCCTCCTCAAGTTTCCTGAAGGACACGACTGGCTCGCCCTCTATCACATCCAGAAAATATTGATAGCCTTCATTATCCCCATGCTAATTGTCTCTGTTAATTACTTGATGCTGCTGCGCTTCGTCAGGCGGAGGAGCATGGACAGCAGCAACCCTAAACGGAGATCTAGAGTCACCAAATCTGTCGCTGTAGTAGTTTTgtctttcttctgctgctggatgCCAAATCATGCCATCACCTTCTGGGGTGTCTTGGTCAAGTTTAACGCAGCCAACTGGGATACGTCGTATTACATGGTGCACACCTATGTGTTCCCGGTCACCGTGTGCTTGGCGCACGCAAACAGCTGCTTAAACCCGGTACTTTACTGCCTGATGAGGCCGGAGATCAGGAAAATGCTGAGCGGATTGTTTTGGAAAGCCTCCACTCCATCCTCCACAAAAGGCTGCGCGACGCGCTCTGTTACACAGGGAGAAACCCAGGGAGCCGTGCCTCTCCAGATTATGGACAACGCAGAGTATACGCTGTCCATCATAGACCGTAAGGGTTTATCAGCCTCTAAAATAATCCCCTATTCTCGTTAA